The Klebsiella africana sequence CCTTACCGTAAGCCAGCGTCATGTAAGAGGTGATATGAATGCCGTGCTCACGTGCCCAGTCAACGACTTTACGGTTTTGCAGGTACGGCGAGAGCTCAATCTGGTTGGTCGCAATGTTTTCAGCGCCAACGGCGGCAATCGCACGCTCCATCAGCGGAATCGTAAAGTTGGAGATACCAATCTGACGGGTCAGACCCAGCTTCTTCGCTTCCATCAGGGCTACCATAAACTCTTCAACGGCAACCGCATCGTTCGGTGACGGCCAGTGGATCAGCGTCAGGTCAACATAGTCCGTACGCAGCTTCTGCAGACTTTCTTGCAGGCTGGCAATGAGTTTGTCTTTGCTCAGGTTCTCGATCCAGATTTTGGTAGTGATGAACAGCTCATCACGCGGCACGCCGCTTTCGGCGATGGCCTGACCCACCGCGGCTTCGTTGTCGTAGATCTGCGCGGTGTCGATGGCGCGGTAGCCCAGCTCCAGCGCGGTTTTTACGGATGCGATAACAACATCATCTTTCAGACGGAAG is a genomic window containing:
- the dkgB gene encoding 2,5-didehydrogluconate reductase DkgB, whose product is MAIPAFGLGTFRLKDDVVIASVKTALELGYRAIDTAQIYDNEAAVGQAIAESGVPRDELFITTKIWIENLSKDKLIASLQESLQKLRTDYVDLTLIHWPSPNDAVAVEEFMVALMEAKKLGLTRQIGISNFTIPLMERAIAAVGAENIATNQIELSPYLQNRKVVDWAREHGIHITSYMTLAYGKALKDEVIARIAAKHSATPAQVILAWAMGAGYAVIPSSTKRDNLASNLKALDLQLDDEDRKAIAALDCNDRLVSPEGLAPQWD